In Desulfatibacillum aliphaticivorans DSM 15576, one genomic interval encodes:
- a CDS encoding ABC transporter ATP-binding protein, giving the protein MATAALKLDNVKKNFGDSQIITGLDLEVLQGERHAIIGPNGAGKSTMFHLISGLYEVSSGKIALKGRNITNMAPHKINRLGLARSFQITNIFPNMTVFQNVRCALLWTKGYKYSIWHLCDRLKKVNGQAHEILERIKLSSMANEKAAVLSYADQRALEIGITIACGADIIMLDEPTAGMSNQETTQAVALIKSVTEGKTLLIVEHDMGVVFDLADRISVLVYGKIIATGTPDEVRCDPKVQEAYLGKEAVECSA; this is encoded by the coding sequence ATGGCTACAGCCGCCCTTAAATTGGATAACGTTAAGAAAAATTTTGGAGACTCGCAAATCATCACCGGGCTGGACCTGGAGGTTTTGCAGGGGGAACGTCACGCGATCATCGGCCCGAACGGCGCCGGCAAATCCACCATGTTCCACCTCATTAGCGGGCTTTACGAAGTCAGTTCCGGCAAGATTGCTTTGAAAGGGCGCAACATAACCAACATGGCGCCCCACAAAATCAATCGCCTGGGTTTGGCCCGGAGTTTCCAGATTACCAATATTTTTCCCAATATGACCGTATTCCAGAACGTCCGTTGCGCTTTGCTCTGGACCAAGGGATACAAATACTCCATCTGGCACCTGTGCGACCGGCTGAAAAAAGTCAATGGCCAGGCCCACGAAATTCTGGAGAGAATCAAACTATCCTCCATGGCCAATGAAAAGGCTGCAGTGTTGTCGTACGCCGACCAGCGGGCCTTGGAAATCGGAATCACCATTGCCTGCGGCGCGGACATCATCATGCTCGACGAGCCCACGGCCGGCATGAGCAATCAGGAAACCACCCAGGCGGTCGCTCTCATCAAGTCCGTCACGGAAGGCAAGACCCTGTTGATCGTGGAGCACGACATGGGCGTGGTTTTCGACCTTGCAGACAGGATTTCCGTACTGGTTTACGGAAAAATTATCGCCACGGGAACTCCCGACGAAGTGCGGTGCGACCCCAAGGTTCAGGAAGCCTATCTGGGAAAGGAGGCCGTGGAATGTTCAGCGTAA
- a CDS encoding cupin domain-containing protein, which produces MKISKVSQRITKIMADREITVQDMSQRTGLDQDFLETITKEDLYPSLGPLLKIARALGVRLGTLIDDQVSQDPLIVRKDAAQKSISMLRGADKPEELKFYSLGMGKTDRHMEPFYVEILPESAKDAKLSSHEGEEFIVVNSGRIKVVYGQETHILGAGDSIYYNSIIPHYVSCEGEEAASIYAVLYIP; this is translated from the coding sequence ATGAAAATTTCCAAAGTCAGTCAACGTATTACGAAAATTATGGCGGACCGTGAAATCACCGTCCAGGACATGAGCCAGCGCACCGGCCTGGACCAGGACTTCCTGGAAACCATCACCAAAGAGGACCTGTATCCCTCCCTGGGGCCCCTTCTGAAAATCGCCCGCGCTTTGGGCGTCCGCCTGGGCACCCTCATAGACGACCAGGTCAGCCAGGACCCTCTGATTGTGAGAAAAGACGCGGCCCAGAAAAGCATCAGCATGCTTCGCGGCGCGGACAAGCCGGAGGAATTGAAGTTTTATTCCCTGGGCATGGGCAAGACCGACCGCCACATGGAGCCTTTTTATGTGGAAATTCTGCCCGAGTCCGCCAAGGACGCCAAACTCTCCTCCCATGAAGGCGAAGAGTTCATCGTGGTCAACTCCGGCCGGATCAAAGTGGTTTACGGCCAGGAAACCCATATTTTAGGCGCAGGCGACAGCATCTATTACAACTCCATTATTCCGCACTATGTCAGCTGCGAAGGAGAAGAGGCTGCCTCCATTTATGCGGTCCTGTACATTCCCTAA
- a CDS encoding ABC transporter ATP-binding protein, translating to MFSVSNLHAYYGQSHILRGVEFTVGEGEIVSLLGRNGVGRSTTCKAIMGLVKHRGSILFKGEEVGKEKPHIVARKGIGYVPEDRSIFPTLTVQQNLELGQKNMKKPGRWTLDDVYKNFPRLQERCNVLGVHLSGGEQQMLTICRSLMGDPDFIMIDEPTEGLAPQMVALMGELIANIAKSGISVLLVEQKLTIALAISHRMYVMGHGKVVFEGTPDSFEKDDSIRKEWLEV from the coding sequence ATGTTCAGCGTAAGTAACCTTCATGCCTATTACGGGCAAAGCCATATTTTGCGCGGAGTGGAATTTACCGTAGGGGAGGGCGAGATCGTCAGCCTTCTCGGCCGCAACGGGGTGGGCAGATCCACCACATGCAAGGCCATCATGGGCCTGGTCAAGCACAGGGGCTCCATTCTCTTTAAAGGAGAGGAAGTCGGCAAGGAAAAGCCCCATATTGTCGCCAGAAAAGGCATTGGCTACGTCCCGGAAGACCGCTCCATCTTCCCCACCCTGACCGTGCAGCAAAACCTGGAGCTTGGTCAAAAAAACATGAAAAAGCCGGGCCGCTGGACTCTGGACGACGTGTACAAAAACTTCCCCAGGCTTCAGGAACGATGCAACGTGTTAGGCGTACACCTTTCGGGCGGAGAGCAGCAGATGCTCACCATCTGCCGGTCCCTCATGGGCGATCCCGACTTCATCATGATCGACGAGCCCACGGAAGGCCTGGCGCCTCAAATGGTGGCGCTCATGGGCGAACTCATCGCCAACATCGCCAAGTCCGGCATCTCCGTGCTGCTGGTGGAGCAAAAGCTGACCATCGCCCTGGCCATCTCGCACAGGATGTATGTCATGGGTCACGGAAAGGTCGTGTTTGAAGGAACCCCGGACAGTTTTGAAAAAGACGACTCCATCCGGAAGGAATGGCTGGAGGTTTGA
- a CDS encoding acyl-CoA dehydrogenase, which produces MAAKFASEKNVKFMLYEVHDLMSLTKLEYYSMHNKKAFDMILDAGMQMAKDMYYPIFKEMDEVHPELADGTVKVHADVKKIMKEAGEGGWISATFPIEFDGGQLPTMLNCATHHMFGAANYSGSVYPGLTSGAAKLITSFGDKELIDTYVPNMLDGKWQGTMALTEPQAGSSLADITTTAYPQEDGSYKIKGQKVFISAGDHDGVENIVHLMLAKIEGAPPGVKGISLFVAPKYRPTADGKLEYNDIAVSQVFHKMGYRGAPITELAIGDKGECVGWLVGKPHHGLKYMFQMMNGARLDVGNAATSIACAAYYASLDYAKQRPQGRRLGQKDLSKPQVSIIEHADVKRMLLQQKAIVEGSLSLILQCHKYEDLETAAADPEEAEKYNLLCEILTPIAKTYPSEMGIISTSNAIQCLGGYGYCQDFPVEQYYRDIRIHPIHEGTTGIQGMDLLGRKVVMLEGKAFKLFKEEMEKTLVMAEESDVYKEYAGLLRDALADIEEVTAHKMKVAATKGAEAFLADACLYLEMFGYMTIGWQWLLQALMAQKGLDGGKAKKMKDLYEGKIITCKYFFKYELIKAKALKIRLMEDDYLTAEAPASCFND; this is translated from the coding sequence ATGGCCGCAAAATTCGCCAGCGAGAAAAACGTAAAGTTCATGCTGTATGAAGTGCATGATCTTATGTCCCTCACAAAACTGGAGTACTACTCCATGCACAACAAAAAGGCCTTTGACATGATCCTGGATGCAGGCATGCAAATGGCCAAAGATATGTACTACCCCATTTTCAAGGAAATGGATGAAGTGCACCCTGAACTGGCCGACGGAACCGTCAAGGTTCACGCGGACGTGAAAAAAATCATGAAGGAAGCCGGCGAAGGCGGCTGGATTTCCGCGACCTTCCCCATCGAATTCGACGGCGGCCAGCTTCCCACCATGTTGAACTGCGCCACGCATCATATGTTCGGCGCCGCCAACTACTCCGGTTCGGTCTACCCCGGACTGACCTCCGGCGCGGCCAAGCTCATCACGTCCTTCGGCGACAAGGAGCTCATAGACACTTACGTGCCCAACATGCTGGACGGCAAATGGCAGGGCACCATGGCCCTGACCGAGCCCCAGGCCGGAAGCTCCCTGGCGGACATCACCACCACGGCCTATCCGCAAGAAGACGGATCATACAAAATCAAGGGCCAGAAGGTGTTTATCTCCGCGGGCGATCACGACGGCGTGGAGAATATCGTGCATCTCATGCTGGCCAAAATTGAAGGAGCCCCTCCAGGAGTCAAGGGCATCTCCCTGTTCGTGGCGCCCAAATACAGGCCCACAGCGGACGGCAAGCTGGAATACAACGACATCGCAGTCAGCCAGGTCTTCCATAAAATGGGCTATCGCGGCGCTCCCATCACCGAACTGGCCATCGGCGACAAGGGCGAGTGCGTGGGCTGGCTGGTGGGCAAGCCCCATCACGGCCTTAAGTACATGTTCCAGATGATGAACGGCGCCCGCCTGGACGTGGGCAACGCGGCAACCAGCATCGCCTGCGCCGCCTACTACGCTTCTCTTGATTACGCCAAGCAGCGCCCCCAGGGCCGCAGGCTGGGCCAGAAAGACCTGAGCAAGCCCCAGGTTTCCATCATCGAGCACGCGGACGTAAAGCGCATGCTGTTGCAGCAAAAAGCCATCGTGGAAGGCTCCCTCTCCCTGATCCTCCAGTGCCACAAATACGAGGACCTGGAAACCGCAGCCGCCGATCCCGAAGAAGCGGAAAAATACAACCTGCTTTGCGAAATCCTGACCCCCATCGCTAAGACCTACCCGTCCGAGATGGGCATCATATCCACCAGTAACGCCATCCAGTGCCTGGGCGGCTACGGATATTGCCAGGATTTCCCCGTGGAGCAGTACTACCGGGACATCCGCATCCATCCCATCCACGAAGGCACCACCGGCATCCAGGGCATGGACCTGTTGGGCCGCAAGGTGGTTATGCTGGAAGGCAAGGCCTTCAAGCTCTTCAAGGAAGAAATGGAAAAGACTTTGGTCATGGCCGAAGAAAGCGACGTGTACAAGGAATACGCCGGTCTGTTGCGGGACGCCCTGGCGGATATCGAAGAAGTGACCGCCCACAAGATGAAGGTCGCCGCAACCAAGGGCGCCGAGGCCTTCCTGGCCGACGCCTGCCTGTACCTGGAAATGTTCGGCTATATGACCATCGGCTGGCAGTGGCTGTTGCAGGCCCTCATGGCCCAAAAGGGCCTGGACGGCGGCAAAGCCAAGAAAATGAAGGACCTCTACGAAGGCAAGATCATAACCTGCAAGTACTTCTTCAAGTACGAGCTGATCAAGGCCAAGGCCTTGAAAATCCGCCTGATGGAAGACGATTACCTGACGGCCGAAGCTCCGGCTTCCTGCTTTAACGATTAA
- a CDS encoding AMP-binding protein, with translation MTNDHLKHQTLGRILDQTISQFPDNDAVIYVDRNYRLTYKEFGETVDALAKGLMALGVEKGEKVAIWATNIPYWVAFQFATAKIGAILLTVNTNYKTAELAYLLEQSETENLFLIEGYQDTDYVGTVYELIPELKTQERGMLNAPRFPHLKRVGFLGQEKHRGMYSIPEIMSLAVMTTDEQYKERQDALDPHDVVNMQYTSGTTGFPKGVMLTHFNIGNNGFWIGENQNFSEKDRVCIPVPLFHCFGCVLGVLAAVTHGSAMVILEQFDPVQVMASVEEEKCTALYGVPTMFIAVLEHKLFSKFDYSSLRTGIMAGSPCPVSVMKQVIDLMNMSEVTICYGLTEASPVITQTRIGDNIQRRTETVGRVMPEIELKLVDPETGEDTPPGVPGEVCCRGYNVMKGYYNMPEQTAGAIDDQGWLHSGDMGVMDEDGYLSITGRYKDMIIRGGENIYPREIEEFLFKLEGVMDVQVVGVPSKKYGEQVGAFVILKDGAKLEESDITDFCRGQISRYKIPKYVVFTDSFPMTASGKIQKYKLVEKAAALFPDA, from the coding sequence ATGACCAACGACCATTTAAAGCATCAAACCCTGGGCCGGATTCTGGACCAGACCATTTCCCAATTTCCCGACAACGACGCCGTGATCTACGTGGACCGGAATTACCGCCTCACCTACAAAGAGTTCGGCGAGACCGTGGACGCGCTGGCCAAAGGCCTCATGGCCCTGGGCGTGGAAAAGGGGGAAAAGGTCGCTATCTGGGCCACCAATATTCCCTACTGGGTTGCCTTTCAGTTCGCCACGGCGAAAATCGGCGCAATCCTCTTGACCGTCAACACCAATTATAAAACCGCCGAGCTGGCCTATCTTCTGGAGCAGTCTGAAACGGAAAACCTGTTTCTCATCGAAGGATACCAGGATACGGACTATGTCGGGACTGTTTACGAGTTGATTCCCGAACTGAAAACCCAGGAACGCGGCATGCTGAACGCCCCCCGCTTTCCCCATCTTAAAAGGGTGGGCTTTCTTGGCCAGGAAAAACACCGGGGCATGTACTCCATTCCAGAGATTATGTCCCTGGCCGTCATGACCACCGACGAGCAATACAAGGAGCGCCAGGACGCCCTGGACCCCCACGACGTGGTGAACATGCAATACACCTCGGGCACCACCGGGTTCCCCAAGGGGGTTATGCTCACCCATTTCAACATCGGCAACAACGGGTTTTGGATCGGCGAAAACCAGAATTTCTCCGAAAAGGACAGGGTGTGCATCCCCGTGCCCCTGTTCCATTGCTTCGGCTGCGTGCTGGGCGTGCTGGCCGCCGTCACCCACGGCAGCGCCATGGTCATCCTGGAGCAGTTCGATCCGGTGCAGGTTATGGCCTCGGTGGAAGAGGAAAAATGCACGGCCCTGTACGGCGTGCCGACCATGTTCATCGCCGTCCTGGAGCACAAGCTCTTTTCCAAGTTCGACTATTCCTCCCTGCGCACGGGCATCATGGCCGGATCTCCCTGCCCGGTTTCCGTCATGAAACAGGTGATCGACCTCATGAACATGTCCGAGGTCACCATCTGCTACGGACTTACCGAGGCGTCCCCGGTCATCACCCAAACCCGGATCGGCGACAACATCCAGCGCAGAACCGAAACCGTGGGCCGGGTCATGCCTGAAATCGAACTCAAGCTGGTGGACCCGGAAACCGGCGAGGACACGCCCCCCGGCGTTCCCGGCGAAGTATGCTGCCGAGGCTACAATGTCATGAAGGGCTATTACAACATGCCCGAACAGACCGCCGGCGCCATCGACGACCAGGGCTGGCTCCACTCCGGCGACATGGGCGTCATGGACGAGGACGGCTATTTGTCCATCACCGGCCGGTACAAGGACATGATCATCCGCGGCGGAGAAAACATCTACCCCCGGGAGATCGAAGAGTTCCTGTTCAAGCTGGAAGGCGTCATGGACGTGCAGGTGGTGGGCGTTCCCAGCAAGAAATACGGGGAGCAGGTGGGCGCCTTCGTCATCCTGAAGGACGGCGCCAAGCTGGAGGAGAGCGATATTACGGATTTTTGCCGGGGGCAGATCAGCCGGTACAAGATTCCCAAATACGTAGTCTTTACGGATTCTTTTCCCATGACCGCCAGCGGTAAAATCCAGAAATACAAGCTCGTGGAAAAAGCCGCCGCGCTTTTTCCGGATGCCTAA
- a CDS encoding phosphoribosylaminoimidazolecarboxamide formyltransferase, with the protein MSKDLKKMYKTVVGDHFPPQMEISFVDEEQRQTLFYEKVSWEIAGEAKGLRYGENPGQEAALYKLANGNLALGDAKTIAPGQYLASDIELLQSGKHPGKTNLTDADNSLNILRYFTDRPAAVIVKHNNPCGVALGISLETAYLNAYMADRVAAFGGCIALNRPVDKATAEAIAAQYAEVVVAPGYEEGALDILAKRKNLRVIAINNIERLSSFVGQRVVDFKSLIDGGVIVQWSFVPETLKKEDLKLAETEYKGQKYSINRKPTEAELEDLLFGWLVESGITSNSVIYVKDCVTVGIGTGEQDRVGVAQIARDKAYRKLADRYCFNMHGIPYNELQDKEKKGEIDARVALEKGGLIGSAMVSDAFFPFRDGVDVGIQEGVTSVVQPGGAMNDHEVISACNESDVTMVFTGQRSFKH; encoded by the coding sequence ATGTCAAAAGACCTGAAAAAAATGTATAAAACCGTTGTGGGCGACCACTTTCCTCCGCAGATGGAAATCAGCTTCGTGGATGAAGAGCAAAGGCAGACCCTTTTTTATGAAAAGGTGTCCTGGGAAATCGCCGGCGAAGCCAAAGGCCTTCGCTACGGAGAAAACCCCGGCCAGGAAGCGGCCCTTTATAAATTGGCGAACGGCAATCTGGCTTTGGGCGACGCCAAGACCATCGCCCCCGGCCAATACCTGGCTTCGGACATTGAACTGCTGCAATCCGGAAAGCACCCGGGAAAAACCAACCTGACCGACGCTGACAACTCCCTTAACATCCTCCGTTATTTTACGGACAGACCCGCTGCGGTCATCGTCAAGCACAACAACCCCTGCGGCGTGGCTTTGGGCATCAGCCTGGAAACCGCCTATCTGAACGCCTACATGGCGGACCGGGTGGCTGCTTTCGGCGGCTGCATCGCCCTGAACCGTCCCGTGGACAAGGCCACGGCCGAAGCCATTGCAGCCCAGTACGCCGAAGTGGTGGTTGCGCCCGGGTACGAAGAAGGCGCCCTGGATATCCTGGCTAAACGGAAAAACCTCCGGGTCATCGCAATCAATAACATCGAACGCCTTTCCTCCTTTGTCGGTCAGCGCGTGGTGGACTTCAAAAGTCTGATCGACGGCGGCGTCATCGTCCAATGGTCTTTCGTGCCCGAAACCCTGAAAAAGGAAGATCTGAAACTGGCCGAGACCGAATACAAGGGCCAAAAATACAGCATCAACCGCAAGCCCACCGAAGCTGAACTGGAAGACCTTTTGTTCGGCTGGCTGGTGGAATCGGGCATTACGTCCAACTCCGTAATCTACGTCAAGGACTGCGTGACCGTGGGAATCGGAACCGGAGAACAGGACAGAGTGGGCGTGGCCCAGATCGCCAGGGATAAAGCGTATCGTAAACTGGCGGACCGCTATTGCTTCAACATGCACGGCATTCCTTATAACGAATTGCAGGATAAAGAGAAAAAAGGCGAGATCGACGCCCGTGTGGCCTTGGAAAAGGGCGGACTCATCGGCTCAGCCATGGTTTCCGACGCCTTCTTCCCCTTCCGCGACGGCGTGGACGTGGGCATTCAGGAAGGCGTGACCTCCGTGGTTCAGCCCGGCGGCGCCATGAACGACCATGAAGTCATCAGCGCCTGCAATGAGTCTGACGTAACCATGGTGTTTACGGGTCAAAGAAGTTTCAAGCATTAA
- a CDS encoding hybrid sensor histidine kinase/response regulator: protein MEKDRVLQALFFGVIALGGVSLIISNIFMMQENKWGLVVMDVLFFLWLSLVYLRRKSVSREMVILHFMVLTYLVGGAVLFFAGPLRAGILYLFTFQIMTAGFFGARAAKASVALNFILLAAVGIAAGQGYLTWDVAPEKRLFLWISISTNFLFLTVAASIVIVSRNREFQEALDGERAAAAELRLETREKEAAVQALRQSESKHRQLVENITEVVFSVNAEGRFTYISPRVREMLGWAPEDLLDKSFFELMDKDQRTSIPDWLSKARSGRKSSLVFQTWTKDQEERWISAALAPSAGDQDYLKIFGLLMDITQHKKDRKERELLESRLAQAQKMEAIGRLAGGIAHDFNNMLSPVLGYAEMLSEDFAHDPQARENLSEIVAAANRAKDLVRQILIFGSKAEDHPRPLDLGVQVSDALRLVKASLPPNIAVVSKLAPLHFVVNADPTQIQRVLMNMCANASHAMGSREGLLEILLEQDYISPGKDSADKNLEPGPYARLTIKDSGHGIAPENLDKIFEPYFTTKGVGEGAGIGLAVAHSIVSKLGGTIQVSSKLGEWTCFCILLPLAKGVPEAQNKSAQTPLPNGSGRILLVDDEPSLVQMTKQMLNRLGYETVTAFDGKEAIKALESAEKRFDLLVTDYSMPGFTGDQLALYVQEKFPGLPVVLCTGYSDKVSRENAAKMGISAMLSKPVNLRQLALIAYRLTNPK, encoded by the coding sequence ATGGAGAAGGACAGAGTCCTTCAGGCGCTGTTCTTCGGGGTCATTGCACTTGGCGGCGTATCCCTCATTATCAGCAACATTTTTATGATGCAGGAAAACAAGTGGGGCCTGGTCGTGATGGACGTCCTGTTTTTCCTGTGGCTCTCCCTTGTGTACCTCAGGCGGAAGAGCGTTTCCCGCGAGATGGTCATCCTGCACTTTATGGTGCTTACCTATCTTGTGGGCGGCGCCGTGCTGTTTTTTGCAGGGCCTTTGCGTGCGGGCATATTATATTTATTCACCTTTCAGATTATGACGGCGGGCTTTTTCGGAGCGCGGGCGGCGAAAGCCTCCGTAGCCCTTAACTTCATCCTATTGGCTGCTGTGGGTATAGCGGCCGGCCAGGGATATTTGACCTGGGATGTTGCGCCGGAAAAACGCCTGTTTCTATGGATTTCCATCAGCACGAATTTTCTGTTTTTAACCGTTGCCGCCTCCATAGTCATCGTCAGCCGAAACCGCGAATTCCAGGAAGCCCTGGACGGCGAAAGGGCGGCCGCCGCCGAATTGCGCCTGGAAACCAGGGAAAAGGAAGCGGCGGTGCAGGCTCTGAGGCAAAGCGAAAGCAAGCATCGCCAGCTTGTGGAAAATATCACCGAAGTGGTTTTTTCCGTAAACGCCGAGGGACGCTTCACCTACATCAGCCCCAGGGTCCGTGAAATGCTGGGATGGGCGCCTGAAGATCTGCTGGACAAATCCTTCTTTGAGTTGATGGACAAGGATCAGCGGACGTCCATTCCGGACTGGCTTAGTAAAGCCCGGTCCGGCCGGAAAAGCTCCTTGGTCTTTCAAACCTGGACAAAAGATCAGGAGGAACGCTGGATTTCAGCAGCCTTGGCGCCCTCGGCCGGCGACCAGGATTATTTGAAGATTTTTGGGCTTTTAATGGACATTACGCAGCATAAAAAAGACAGAAAGGAAAGGGAGCTGCTGGAAAGTCGGCTTGCCCAGGCGCAAAAAATGGAGGCCATCGGCCGCCTGGCAGGGGGCATAGCCCATGACTTCAACAACATGCTTTCTCCGGTTTTGGGCTACGCCGAAATGCTCTCCGAGGACTTCGCCCATGATCCGCAAGCCAGGGAGAATCTTTCTGAAATTGTGGCTGCGGCGAACCGGGCTAAAGACCTGGTGCGCCAAATCCTTATTTTCGGCAGTAAGGCCGAAGATCACCCGCGCCCCCTGGATCTGGGCGTCCAGGTTAGCGACGCACTTCGGCTGGTCAAGGCCTCGCTGCCACCCAACATCGCCGTGGTGAGCAAACTCGCCCCCTTGCACTTTGTGGTCAACGCCGACCCCACGCAGATACAAAGGGTGCTGATGAACATGTGCGCCAACGCCTCCCACGCTATGGGAAGCCGGGAAGGGCTCCTGGAAATCTTGCTGGAGCAGGATTATATTTCTCCGGGCAAAGATTCGGCCGACAAGAATTTGGAGCCCGGCCCCTATGCCCGGTTGACCATCAAGGATAGCGGACACGGCATTGCGCCGGAAAACCTGGATAAGATTTTCGAACCCTACTTTACCACCAAAGGCGTGGGCGAAGGCGCCGGCATCGGCCTGGCCGTGGCCCATTCCATTGTCTCCAAACTGGGAGGAACCATTCAGGTCAGCAGTAAATTGGGCGAGTGGACATGCTTCTGCATCCTTTTGCCCTTGGCCAAAGGCGTCCCGGAAGCGCAGAACAAATCGGCCCAGACGCCTTTGCCCAATGGCTCCGGGCGCATCCTGCTTGTGGACGACGAGCCCTCTCTTGTGCAGATGACCAAGCAAATGCTGAATCGGCTAGGCTATGAAACGGTCACCGCTTTTGATGGAAAGGAAGCCATTAAGGCCTTGGAGTCCGCGGAAAAGCGCTTTGACTTGCTTGTTACAGACTATTCCATGCCCGGCTTTACAGGCGACCAGCTGGCCTTATACGTTCAGGAAAAATTTCCGGGGCTGCCCGTGGTTCTATGCACGGGGTACTCGGACAAAGTTTCCAGGGAAAACGCTGCAAAAATGGGTATATCCGCCATGCTGTCCAAGCCGGTGAACCTGCGTCAACTGGCTTTAATTGCGTACAGACTTACAAATCCGAAATAA